A window from Amblyomma americanum isolate KBUSLIRL-KWMA chromosome 7, ASM5285725v1, whole genome shotgun sequence encodes these proteins:
- the LOC144097592 gene encoding uncharacterized protein LOC144097592, with protein MAAYKRLLVQTEVTLSSSGNCSQDIVSILNPTTTGALVGESCMLTDMRRSSILQADDHNYTHRIDCPESLSAFVGAVVPYIAGFVVQKVRSTVTCEVCIAALHSDELAPLIRQKSRGGLISPSQDVVGLCEAVEKGLLRLQAEYDTIKMVTVRSKHLILEVLGTCTERNWFQKLEDHILDLDPLDNHIYILCKKIAEEYIQVRIHHMTKERNRELIKNKVRPLLSRVIIFSHQ; from the coding sequence ATGGCTGCATACAAGCGTCTGTTGGTTCAGACAGAAGTGACTTTATCAAGCTCTGGAAACTGCTCCCAAGACATAGTCTCAATTCTAAATCCAACAACTACAGGAGCTTTGGTAGGTGAAAGTTGCATGCTTACTGATATGCGCAGGTCATCAATCCTGCAGGCCGACGACCACAACTATACCCATCGCATTGACTGCCCAGAAAGCCTGTCAGCTTTTGTCGGTGCTGTAGTGCCGTACATTGCAGGTTTCGTCGTTCAGAAAGTTCGTTCAACGGTAACATGTGAAGTGTGCATCGCAGCCCTGCACTCGGATGAACTTGCACCTTTAATTAGGCAAAAGAGCCGAGGTGGACTCATTTCACCGTCACAAGACGTCGTTGGCCTGTGTGAAGCAGTTGAAAAGGGGCTGCTACGGCTACAGGCAGAATATGATACTATTAAAATGGTGACGGTAAGATCAAAACACCTCATCCTTGAAGTCCTGGGCACCTGCACAGAGAGAAACTGGTTCCAGAAACTGGAGGACCACATCCTTGATCTTGATCCACTTGATAACCATATTTATATTTTGTGCAAAAAAATCGCTGAAGAATATATACAAGTGAGAATACACCACATGACGAAAGAACGAAACCGTGAACTGATCAAAAACAAAGTGAGACCACTTTTGTCGAGGGTGATTATTTTCAGTCACCAGTAG
- the LOC144097593 gene encoding THAP domain-containing protein 2-like gives MVASCVAYGCANRLKKGCGLTFHLFPKYPELRSLWERAIRCERWHAKDGDRLCCVHFAPECFDRTGRTTRLRAGCVPSVFPAFPEHLQKPVKRKRPGRKHEDTPANNCSPQHEKSEAEEEPPVPSPTKQWYKEKVSASEEEITQLKKKVKTLQQTKRSLTKRNETAQEIIKEIRDQKLLSE, from the exons ATGGTTGCCTCTTGCGTTGCCTACGGATGTGCGAACAGGCTGAAGAAGGGTTGTGGCCTCACGTTTCACCT GTTTCCAAAATATCCGGAGCTGCGGAGCCTGTGGGAGCGGGCTATTCGCTGTGAAAGGTGGCATGCGAAAGATGGAGATCGCCTTTGCTGTGTGCATTTCGCGCCGGAGTGCTTCGACCGCACCGGACGGACAACGCGACTGCGTGCGGGCTGTGTTCCTTCTGTGTTCCCTGCGTTTCCGGAGCATCTACAGAAGCCC GTGAAAAGGAAGCGTCCAGGCCGCAAGCATGAAGACACCCCAGCCAATAACTGCTCACCGCAGCATGAAAAGTCTGAAGCTGAAGAAGAGCCACCTGTGCCTTCACCCACCAAACAATGGTACAAAGAAAAAGTAAGTGCCTCTGAGGAAGAAATAactcagctgaaaaagaaagttAAAACTTTGCAGCAAACGAAGCGAAGCCTCACAAAGAGAAATGAGACAGCGCAAGAAATTATCAAGGAAATCAGAGATCAAAAACTCCTTTCAGAATAA